A genomic stretch from Telmatocola sphagniphila includes:
- a CDS encoding threonine aldolase family protein has protein sequence MNKIDLRSDTATKPTPGMRAAMANAEVGDDVFGEDPTINKLQERVAELFGKEAGLLVPSGTMSNQICVKAHTQPGDELLCETTCHIYTWEAGGPAVLSGVSCRTLDGDYGILDLAQLEGKIRPANDHYVRTRLVCLENTHNRGGGRVYPIEKIEAISQWAVANGLARHLDGARIWNAIIASGISGKTWASHFDTLSVCFSKGMGTPIGSMLLGSKEFVAKSKRIRKLFGGGMRQAGIIAAAAIYALDNNFHRLEEDHKNAQILVEAINATPGLKLEYPKVETNLVWFEVSDSLGGGKVAFEKLKEQGVWVSQMGPNTLRACTHLDISRDQVIHTAKVLRSLAPKPVPVSA, from the coding sequence ATGAACAAGATTGACCTGCGCTCCGATACCGCCACTAAGCCGACCCCCGGAATGCGAGCCGCCATGGCTAACGCTGAGGTGGGAGACGACGTCTTCGGCGAAGACCCAACCATCAACAAACTGCAGGAACGCGTGGCCGAGCTGTTCGGCAAGGAAGCGGGACTGCTGGTTCCTTCCGGAACCATGTCCAATCAGATTTGCGTGAAAGCCCATACTCAACCGGGCGATGAGCTGCTTTGCGAAACCACCTGCCATATCTACACGTGGGAAGCGGGCGGCCCAGCGGTCCTCTCGGGAGTGAGCTGCCGAACCCTCGATGGGGATTACGGCATCCTGGATTTAGCCCAGCTCGAAGGGAAAATTCGCCCGGCCAACGATCATTATGTCCGCACCCGGTTAGTCTGTTTGGAGAATACTCATAACCGCGGCGGCGGCCGGGTCTACCCAATCGAAAAAATTGAAGCGATATCCCAGTGGGCGGTCGCTAATGGACTGGCGCGACATCTGGACGGCGCCCGGATCTGGAATGCGATCATTGCCTCCGGCATCAGCGGCAAAACCTGGGCCAGCCATTTCGACACCCTGTCGGTCTGCTTCAGCAAAGGCATGGGAACACCGATCGGGTCCATGTTGTTAGGCAGTAAGGAATTCGTCGCCAAATCCAAGCGAATCCGCAAACTATTCGGCGGGGGCATGCGGCAAGCGGGCATCATAGCCGCTGCGGCGATTTACGCACTGGATAATAATTTCCACAGACTCGAAGAAGATCACAAAAATGCCCAAATTCTTGTGGAGGCGATCAATGCCACACCGGGGCTGAAACTCGAATATCCGAAAGTAGAAACGAATCTGGTTTGGTTCGAAGTATCCGATTCCCTGGGCGGCGGCAAAGTTGCGTTTGAGAAACTGAAAGAGCAGGGGGTTTGGGTCTCCCAAATGGGGCCGAATACATTACGAGCCTGCACCCATCTCGATATTTCCCGGGATCAGGTGATTCACACGGCCAAAGTCCTAAGGAGCCTGGCTCCAAAGCCTGTCCCGGTGAGCGCATAA